One window of Methanothermobacter tenebrarum genomic DNA carries:
- a CDS encoding 30S ribosomal protein S3, whose amino-acid sequence MIEKDFVTEGLKRTKIDEYLEKELERAGYGGMDIQVTPLGTMVVVYAERPGMVIGRGGKTVRAITQKLKNKFKLENPQVEVKEVEVPELNPRIMAHKIAAMLQRGMHFRRVAYTAMRRIMAAGAQGVEITISGKIRGARAAMAKFTDGYIKKCGEPAMEFVREGFATVQLKPGVLGVYVRIMPPDAKLPDDVEIKTPKIEEEVEEVEEEAKKE is encoded by the coding sequence ATGATCGAAAAAGACTTCGTCACAGAGGGCCTTAAAAGGACAAAAATCGACGAATATTTGGAAAAGGAGCTTGAAAGAGCAGGTTATGGTGGCATGGACATCCAGGTAACGCCACTGGGTACCATGGTAGTGGTCTATGCAGAAAGACCAGGCATGGTAATAGGACGCGGGGGTAAAACAGTCCGAGCCATAACCCAGAAACTCAAAAACAAGTTCAAACTCGAAAACCCCCAAGTAGAAGTTAAAGAAGTCGAAGTACCCGAGTTAAACCCGAGGATAATGGCCCATAAGATCGCTGCAATGCTCCAAAGGGGCATGCACTTCAGGAGAGTGGCCTACACAGCCATGAGGAGGATAATGGCCGCCGGCGCCCAGGGAGTCGAGATAACAATCTCGGGGAAGATAAGAGGTGCCAGGGCGGCTATGGCCAAATTCACAGACGGTTATATTAAAAAGTGTGGCGAACCAGCCATGGAATTCGTCAGAGAGGGATTCGCCACAGTACAATTAAAACCGGGAGTACTTGGAGTGTATGTGCGTATAATGCCCCCAGATGCCAAACTTCCCGATGACGTGGAAATCAAAACACCAAAGATTGAAGAAGAAGTTGAAGAGGTTGAGGAAGAAGCTAAAAAAGAGTGA
- the rplV gene encoding 50S ribosomal protein L22, which produces MARIKYAYKGEDEAKIARAAGFRLQISPKHAVEICRELKGMKLEEAKDYLKEVIQMKRPVPFKRYNKKVGHRRGLRGWDSGRYPVKAARHILKVLENAEANAEYKGLDTENLKIIHISSHRGQPIRGWVPRAFGRATPFNRPTTHIQVVLGEA; this is translated from the coding sequence ATGGCCAGGATCAAATACGCTTATAAGGGAGAAGACGAAGCCAAGATAGCGAGGGCAGCCGGTTTCAGACTCCAAATCTCCCCAAAACATGCAGTGGAAATCTGCAGAGAACTCAAGGGCATGAAACTAGAAGAAGCCAAAGACTACCTTAAAGAGGTCATCCAAATGAAACGACCAGTACCATTCAAAAGATACAATAAGAAGGTGGGACACCGCAGAGGCCTCAGAGGATGGGACAGTGGCAGGTACCCGGTCAAAGCAGCCAGGCACATACTAAAGGTCTTGGAGAATGCGGAGGCCAACGCAGAATACAAGGGACTGGACACAGAAAACCTGAAGATAATCCACATATCAAGTCACAGGGGACAGCCAATAAGAGGATGGGTACCCAGGGCATTCGGGAGAGCCACACCATTCAACAGGCCAACCACACACATCCAAGTAGTACTAGGGGAGGCTTAA
- the rpsS gene encoding 30S ribosomal protein S19, translating to MARREFSYRGYRLSELQKMPLDDVIKLFPSRQRRSLRRGFLPRQKKLLEKVRKVKKEAEKTGRQPVIRTHCRDMIILPEMVGLTFGIHNGKDFVEVKIQPEMIGHYLGEFAPTRKKVEHGDPGMGATRSSMFVPLK from the coding sequence TTGGCACGTAGAGAATTCAGTTACAGAGGCTACCGATTAAGCGAATTACAGAAAATGCCCCTAGATGATGTGATAAAATTATTCCCATCTAGACAAAGAAGATCCCTAAGAAGAGGATTCCTACCAAGACAAAAAAAATTATTGGAAAAGGTAAGGAAGGTTAAAAAAGAGGCTGAAAAGACTGGAAGACAACCCGTTATAAGAACCCACTGCAGGGACATGATAATACTCCCAGAGATGGTGGGTTTAACCTTCGGAATACATAATGGGAAAGACTTCGTAGAAGTGAAAATCCAACCAGAGATGATCGGACACTACCTTGGAGAATTCGCACCAACAAGGAAAAAGGTTGAACACGGAGACCCGGGAATGGGCGCAACCAGATCATCCATGTTCGTTCCTCTGAAATAA
- a CDS encoding 50S ribosomal protein L2 gives MGKRLRSQRLGRGTPTYRSASHRFKAKIKYKSQETMKGRVVDIIHDPGRTAPIAKVKYDNGDEDYILAPENIRIGEEVYHGSPAPIKPGSILELGEIPEGTPIYNIENQPGDGGKLVRSSGTYASLITHDIDKVVIELPSGELKALNPKCRATIGVVAGGGRREKPFLKAGKKYHALKAKGKKSVVVRGVAMNAVDHPHGGGNRQHPGKPTTVSKHAPPGRKVGSIAAKRTGKRR, from the coding sequence ATGGGTAAAAGATTAAGATCACAGAGGCTTGGGAGGGGGACGCCAACATATAGGAGCGCCTCCCACCGTTTCAAGGCAAAGATAAAATACAAATCACAGGAGACCATGAAGGGTAGGGTAGTTGATATAATCCACGACCCTGGGAGAACAGCCCCCATAGCCAAGGTAAAATATGACAACGGCGACGAAGACTACATACTAGCACCAGAGAATATTAGAATCGGGGAAGAAGTATACCATGGAAGCCCGGCGCCGATAAAACCGGGTAGCATCCTAGAATTGGGTGAGATCCCAGAGGGGACGCCAATCTACAATATAGAAAACCAACCAGGGGACGGTGGAAAACTCGTCAGATCATCAGGCACCTACGCTTCACTAATCACACACGACATAGACAAGGTTGTCATAGAATTACCATCAGGAGAACTGAAAGCCCTAAACCCGAAATGCAGGGCCACAATTGGTGTGGTGGCTGGTGGGGGGCGTAGAGAGAAACCATTCCTCAAAGCAGGTAAAAAATATCATGCTCTCAAGGCTAAGGGTAAAAAGTCCGTTGTTGTAAGAGGCGTTGCAATGAACGCCGTCGACCACCCCCATGGTGGAGGTAACAGGCAACACCCAGGCAAACCCACAACAGTATCAAAACACGCACCACCAGGAAGAAAAGTTGGCTCAATCGCAGCTAAAAGAACCGGGAAAAGAAGATAA
- a CDS encoding 50S ribosomal protein L23 gives MDPYKIIIKPHVTEKTMNLIDQNNELTFIVNRGSNRSEIKTAFEELFAVKVERVNTQITHNGEKLAYIKLAKEHNAEDIAVKLGVF, from the coding sequence ATGGACCCATACAAGATCATAATAAAACCCCATGTAACAGAAAAAACTATGAACTTGATAGATCAAAATAATGAATTAACATTCATAGTCAACCGGGGAAGTAATAGGTCGGAGATAAAAACAGCCTTCGAGGAACTCTTCGCCGTGAAGGTTGAAAGAGTTAACACTCAAATCACACACAACGGAGAAAAACTAGCATATATAAAATTGGCTAAGGAACACAACGCAGAGGACATAGCAGTTAAACTAGGAGTATTCTAA
- the rpl4p gene encoding 50S ribosomal protein L4: MKIKVYSLDGEPVDEIKLPKIFEEEYRPDLIRRAVMSAQTARVQPWGSDPMAGKRTSAESYGAGRGIAMVPRIKGGQRAAFVPQARGGRRAHPPKPYKNYHERVNAKERRLAIRSAIAATANKELVKERGHITDKIPEIPLVVDDELSKIKKTKETRRIFKKLGIIDDIIRAKEGKKIRAGKGKMRGRKYRTPKGPLIVVHEDKGIRLGARNHPGIDIIRVENLNAELLAPGTHPGRLTVYTRSAIEKLDKLFGV; the protein is encoded by the coding sequence ATGAAGATTAAAGTTTACTCACTAGACGGAGAACCAGTAGACGAGATAAAATTGCCCAAAATATTCGAGGAAGAATACAGACCAGACCTCATAAGAAGGGCGGTCATGTCAGCACAAACAGCAAGAGTACAACCATGGGGTTCAGATCCCATGGCCGGCAAAAGAACCTCAGCAGAATCATACGGTGCAGGCCGGGGAATCGCAATGGTACCCCGGATAAAGGGCGGTCAAAGAGCGGCATTCGTACCCCAGGCCAGGGGAGGTAGAAGAGCGCACCCGCCAAAACCATACAAAAACTATCATGAGAGGGTAAACGCTAAGGAAAGGCGCTTAGCCATCAGATCAGCTATAGCAGCAACAGCCAACAAAGAACTAGTCAAGGAGAGAGGGCATATCACAGACAAAATCCCGGAAATCCCACTAGTAGTGGATGATGAACTCTCCAAGATCAAAAAGACAAAGGAGACGAGAAGGATATTCAAAAAACTGGGAATAATAGATGATATAATAAGGGCGAAAGAGGGTAAAAAGATAAGAGCCGGGAAGGGTAAGATGAGGGGGAGAAAATACAGAACACCTAAGGGGCCCCTCATAGTAGTCCACGAGGATAAAGGCATAAGATTAGGTGCGAGGAACCACCCAGGCATAGACATAATAAGGGTGGAGAACCTAAACGCGGAACTATTGGCACCAGGCACGCACCCTGGTAGACTAACAGTATACACAAGATCAGCAATAGAAAAACTTGATAAACTCTTCGGGGTGTGA
- the rpl3p gene encoding 50S ribosomal protein L3: MARHHQPRKGSLAYSPRKRAAKETPRIKSWPKVQELKPLAFAGYKAGMTHVTIVDNRKNSPTEGMEITTPVTVIETPPITVMGVRAYEKTSRGLWTLTDVLADNLKEDVKRRIPTPGDNYNKEAAIQKIEDNMDHIQEIRILAHTNPRLAALPKKKPEIFECAIGGENPQEKLEYALELLGEDIRVGDVFSEGEYIDSIAVTKGKGFQGPVKRWGIRIQYGKAARSSKGRHIGSLGPWTPSRTMWTVPQAGQMGYHRRTEYNKRILRIGEASEADQINPRGGFIRYGLIRNDHILLEGSVAGPAKRLIVMRKGIRAPEGGFEAPQITYISTASKQGT; encoded by the coding sequence ATCAACCAAGAAAAGGATCACTGGCATACAGTCCAAGGAAAAGGGCTGCGAAGGAAACGCCCAGGATCAAATCCTGGCCAAAAGTCCAAGAGTTGAAACCACTAGCCTTCGCCGGTTACAAAGCCGGGATGACCCACGTTACAATAGTGGATAATAGGAAAAACTCGCCCACAGAGGGCATGGAGATCACAACACCTGTCACAGTAATAGAAACTCCACCAATCACTGTAATGGGTGTTAGAGCCTATGAAAAAACCAGCAGGGGACTCTGGACATTAACAGATGTCCTAGCCGATAACCTTAAAGAGGATGTTAAAAGGAGAATACCCACACCAGGAGACAACTACAACAAGGAAGCAGCCATCCAAAAAATAGAAGACAACATGGACCACATCCAGGAGATAAGAATACTGGCACATACCAACCCCAGACTAGCAGCGCTGCCAAAGAAGAAACCTGAAATCTTTGAATGCGCCATAGGCGGTGAAAACCCCCAGGAAAAACTAGAATATGCACTGGAGTTGCTCGGAGAGGATATTAGAGTAGGTGACGTGTTCTCTGAGGGGGAGTACATTGATTCGATAGCGGTGACCAAGGGCAAAGGATTCCAGGGGCCTGTGAAAAGATGGGGTATCAGGATACAATATGGTAAAGCAGCGAGAAGCAGCAAGGGAAGACACATAGGATCCCTGGGCCCGTGGACGCCCTCAAGGACAATGTGGACAGTTCCACAAGCAGGGCAAATGGGCTACCATAGGAGAACAGAATACAACAAGAGAATACTCAGGATAGGAGAAGCCTCAGAAGCAGACCAAATAAACCCAAGGGGTGGATTCATAAGATACGGGCTCATCCGCAACGACCACATCCTCCTGGAAGGTTCAGTAGCCGGCCCAGCTAAGAGACTGATAGTCATGAGAAAAGGCATAAGAGCACCTGAAGGCGGCTTTGAAGCACCCCAGATAACATATATAAGCACGGCATCAAAACAGGGAACCTAA